From Humisphaera borealis, the proteins below share one genomic window:
- a CDS encoding DUF1501 domain-containing protein: protein MKRLPNYNPAEHTARVEDLFMTRRDMLEKTGMGMGLLGMAMMLGQDMMASHAGAATAGLPPKLDVRSPLAVKQPHFKAKAKHVIHIWAPGGPSHVDTWDPKPALKKYEGQALPGLNGVALPSPFTFSKQGKSGLEVSSVNPYLAKVADELCVVRSLWTDVPAHEPASRFMHTGSLQIPKPSLGSWTVYGLGTENQSLPGFISLGGGKSDYRQAAFLPSLYQGVNVNYSPKMPLNQVLLNIYNQFEGPNDQRRQLDLARKLNTMHAEKLQRNEQLDARIESFEMAFRMQTEATEAFDISKESEEIKAKYGNTDSGMKMLVARRLVERGVRFVQVPIGGWDHHQNLEQSLARNCGMVDQPAAALIQDLKERGLLDDTLIIWGGEFGRTVTRDRGGAATAGRDHNSKAMCCWMAGGGVKGGYAHGSTTEFGDRAETDKVHVHDLHATIMHLLGFDHKKLTYRYNGRDFRLTDNFGEVVKNLIA, encoded by the coding sequence ATGAAGCGTCTCCCGAACTACAACCCGGCCGAACACACGGCTCGCGTCGAAGATCTGTTCATGACCCGCCGTGACATGCTCGAAAAGACAGGCATGGGCATGGGCCTCCTGGGCATGGCGATGATGCTCGGCCAGGACATGATGGCCAGCCACGCCGGGGCCGCCACCGCCGGCCTGCCCCCGAAACTCGACGTCCGCTCTCCGCTGGCGGTCAAGCAGCCGCACTTCAAGGCCAAGGCCAAGCACGTGATCCACATCTGGGCCCCCGGCGGTCCGTCGCACGTGGATACGTGGGATCCGAAGCCGGCCCTCAAGAAGTACGAAGGCCAGGCGCTGCCGGGCCTTAATGGCGTGGCGCTGCCGTCGCCGTTCACCTTCTCGAAGCAGGGCAAGAGCGGCCTGGAAGTGTCGTCGGTCAACCCGTACCTCGCGAAGGTCGCCGACGAACTGTGTGTCGTCCGCTCTCTCTGGACCGATGTCCCCGCCCACGAGCCCGCCAGCCGCTTCATGCACACCGGCTCGCTGCAGATCCCCAAGCCGTCGCTCGGCTCGTGGACGGTCTACGGCCTGGGCACCGAGAACCAGAGCCTCCCGGGCTTCATCTCGCTGGGTGGCGGCAAGTCGGACTACCGCCAGGCGGCATTCCTGCCGAGCCTCTACCAGGGCGTGAACGTCAATTACAGCCCGAAGATGCCGCTGAACCAGGTTCTGCTGAACATCTACAACCAGTTCGAAGGCCCCAACGACCAGCGTCGCCAGCTCGACCTGGCCCGCAAGCTCAACACCATGCACGCCGAGAAGCTGCAGCGCAACGAGCAGCTCGACGCCCGCATCGAAAGCTTCGAGATGGCCTTCCGCATGCAGACCGAAGCGACCGAAGCATTCGACATCTCGAAGGAATCGGAAGAGATCAAGGCCAAGTACGGCAACACCGACAGCGGCATGAAGATGCTCGTCGCCCGCCGGCTGGTGGAGCGTGGCGTTCGGTTCGTGCAGGTTCCGATCGGCGGCTGGGATCACCACCAGAACCTCGAGCAGAGCCTGGCCCGCAACTGCGGCATGGTCGACCAGCCCGCCGCGGCGCTCATCCAGGACCTCAAGGAACGCGGCCTGCTCGACGACACCCTGATCATCTGGGGTGGCGAGTTCGGCCGAACGGTCACCCGCGATCGTGGCGGTGCGGCGACGGCCGGTCGCGACCACAACAGCAAGGCGATGTGCTGCTGGATGGCCGGCGGCGGCGTCAAGGGCGGCTACGCCCATGGCTCGACCACCGAGTTCGGCGACCGCGCCGAAACCGACAAGGTCCACGTCCATGACCTGCATGCCACGATCATGCACCTGCTCGGATTCGACCATAAGAAACTGACGTACCGCTACAACGGCCGCGACTTCCGCCTGACCGACAACTTCGGCGAAGTCGTGAAGAACCTGATCGCCTGA
- a CDS encoding GntR family transcriptional regulator, whose protein sequence is MADASLSSRVYDDILGRILSGRMKPGDVFNRRQVAAELGVSVAPVLEAMLELETEGLIQTLPRRGTRVRLPDARDVWGHAVVREAIESQAARIYCGAPVLRHQSRLLRLAEALDALPAGSVDQIRQEIRFHHYLVALAACEPLTRAFERIMKLGLLHAAALLEGEQSLLPSHVALVEALLTSDPDAAQNAIRAHLHNLRAPHAATESPVGDEAPALPNWLSETV, encoded by the coding sequence ATGGCGGACGCTTCCCTATCCAGTCGCGTGTACGACGACATCCTTGGTCGCATCCTGAGCGGCCGGATGAAGCCCGGCGACGTCTTCAATCGGCGGCAGGTCGCTGCCGAGCTGGGCGTTAGTGTCGCCCCGGTACTGGAGGCGATGCTGGAACTGGAGACGGAAGGCCTGATCCAGACCCTCCCCCGGCGCGGCACGCGGGTGCGCCTTCCCGACGCCAGAGACGTGTGGGGTCATGCCGTTGTCCGCGAAGCGATCGAGTCCCAGGCGGCACGCATTTACTGCGGTGCGCCGGTCCTGCGGCACCAGTCGCGGTTGCTGAGGCTGGCCGAAGCGCTCGACGCGCTGCCGGCCGGTTCGGTCGATCAGATCCGCCAGGAGATCCGCTTCCACCATTACCTGGTCGCGCTGGCCGCGTGTGAGCCACTCACCCGTGCGTTCGAGCGGATCATGAAGCTGGGCCTGTTGCACGCGGCGGCACTGCTGGAAGGCGAGCAATCGCTCCTGCCCAGTCATGTCGCCCTGGTCGAAGCGCTGCTGACGAGCGACCCGGATGCGGCCCAGAACGCGATCCGTGCCCACCTGCACAACCTGCGGGCGCCCCATGCGGCGACAGAGAGTCCTGTCGGCGATGAAGCGCCCGCGCTACCCAATTGGCTTTCCGAAACGGTTTGA
- a CDS encoding CHASE2 domain-containing protein: MARSDRHIRNSTFAVGFTLALGIFFAWMSGWLEGTEAGLYDVRAKRFQKFSPKPSDKIVHVDIDDATLEAVGAWPWPRTQMADIIDEIARAGAKAIVLDILYTEPQEIQYVRSPDGKTFTPVDHDANLAASFGRAGNVLVPASLSFVSARAQSTATTAAVKTLAAQPETTLDTLMAGLKAQGKFTAEELTEVESIFFTLRREAVLARVEDEMDQEFGGHGHRHATTAATSTVSTSTAATGPAIAATQPTTAATTQPAPSSQPTSPKFMPTPAQAEALQRKLMLRLFPSLDPNVESPQLRLVREGYDRALAERHLDGFTRQAVPGVAVFQPRSEIHPVHTLLGAAASSAYVDYPNFGDGTVRSVPLFMAHKDRWLPQMGLRTACTMLDVNPEDLIVTQDSVIIPAGTMADGTPRAERVIPVRTETHSFTSGRSIEMPLMMDIPWFGPGRWYAMYDPDRPNQKAQHLSMALLYGAAETRSRIQRNSQKVDEAIFFLLSDQTTEGGIKAMGLDMKAAKAHLLSRPPLDDLKARAFIIQTALQKVEATKIVEEFELIKPEERTKEERDQYRELTVNIANLKAAATEAGSLQAQLDQQRSELKSFLTGKAAILGWTAVAAVADQKPTPLHAAAPGVVVHGVIVNAILANDFWQTARPWVNGLLIILFGLITSVAVARLSPVVSLVTAVLLAAGYVLFNCVVLFDYGNWLVELAAPLLAVAGPWAGGTITRLVIETREKARITRRLGSYVDQDLVQYCLESRDETIFTGQERETTVVFTDLEGFTKLSDKLKKAVVPILNDYMGRATVVIKKHKGFVNKFLGDGILFFFNAPRPNVNFVENAMDCLLDLQVMMKEFNVELVRDGHSPLKMRAGMTTAKVIAGDAGSKDHADYTVLGDDVNLSARLESANKFFGTLMLVTDVSMQRAGDRFLFRPVGNIQVSGRSEGVMTYEPLAWIKDATDEEKELARRTDAVYTAFAADKAADCLAAVEAMEKAFGESKLTKTYRKMCEAVLSGEEPALPKQIVLSEK, translated from the coding sequence ATGGCACGAAGCGACCGCCACATCCGCAACAGCACTTTTGCCGTCGGGTTCACCCTGGCACTGGGTATTTTTTTCGCCTGGATGTCGGGCTGGCTGGAAGGAACCGAGGCCGGGCTGTACGACGTCCGCGCCAAGCGATTCCAGAAGTTCTCGCCCAAGCCCAGCGACAAGATCGTGCACGTCGATATCGACGACGCCACCCTCGAGGCCGTCGGCGCCTGGCCCTGGCCGCGCACGCAGATGGCCGACATCATCGACGAGATCGCCCGCGCCGGGGCCAAGGCGATCGTGCTCGATATTCTTTACACCGAGCCGCAGGAGATTCAGTACGTCCGATCGCCCGACGGCAAGACGTTCACCCCCGTCGATCATGACGCCAACCTGGCGGCATCGTTCGGCCGGGCGGGCAACGTGCTCGTGCCGGCGAGCCTGTCGTTCGTGTCGGCCCGGGCACAGTCCACGGCGACGACGGCAGCGGTGAAAACGCTGGCCGCCCAGCCGGAAACAACGCTCGACACGCTGATGGCCGGCCTGAAGGCCCAGGGGAAGTTCACCGCCGAGGAACTGACCGAGGTCGAATCGATCTTTTTCACGCTTCGCCGCGAAGCCGTCCTGGCCCGCGTGGAAGACGAGATGGACCAGGAGTTCGGCGGTCACGGACACCGGCACGCCACCACAGCAGCAACCAGTACCGTATCAACCAGTACCGCCGCTACCGGTCCGGCCATTGCAGCAACACAGCCGACGACGGCCGCGACAACGCAGCCGGCACCATCGTCGCAGCCGACCTCGCCGAAGTTCATGCCCACCCCGGCCCAGGCCGAAGCGCTTCAGCGCAAGCTGATGCTCCGGCTCTTCCCGTCGCTCGACCCGAACGTCGAGTCGCCCCAGCTTCGCCTCGTCCGGGAAGGCTACGACCGCGCCCTGGCCGAGCGGCACCTGGACGGTTTCACACGGCAGGCGGTGCCGGGCGTCGCGGTTTTTCAGCCGCGCAGCGAGATTCACCCCGTGCACACCCTGCTCGGTGCCGCCGCGAGCAGTGCCTACGTCGACTACCCCAATTTCGGCGACGGCACGGTTCGATCGGTGCCGCTGTTCATGGCGCACAAGGACCGATGGCTCCCCCAGATGGGCCTCAGGACAGCCTGCACCATGCTGGACGTGAACCCGGAGGATCTGATCGTCACGCAGGACAGCGTGATCATCCCCGCCGGCACGATGGCCGACGGAACCCCTCGCGCCGAGCGGGTGATCCCCGTGCGCACTGAAACGCACTCGTTCACCAGCGGCAGAAGCATCGAGATGCCGCTGATGATGGACATCCCTTGGTTCGGCCCCGGCCGCTGGTACGCCATGTACGACCCGGACCGGCCGAATCAGAAGGCGCAGCATCTGTCGATGGCGCTGCTCTACGGGGCGGCCGAAACAAGATCGCGAATCCAGCGGAACAGCCAGAAGGTGGACGAGGCGATCTTCTTTCTCTTGAGCGATCAAACGACCGAGGGAGGCATCAAAGCGATGGGATTGGATATGAAGGCCGCCAAAGCGCACCTTCTGTCTCGCCCGCCGCTGGATGACCTAAAAGCACGAGCATTCATCATCCAAACCGCGCTGCAGAAAGTTGAGGCCACGAAGATTGTTGAAGAGTTCGAATTGATTAAGCCGGAGGAACGCACAAAGGAGGAGCGCGATCAGTATCGCGAACTCACTGTCAACATTGCGAACCTGAAAGCCGCCGCCACCGAGGCCGGTTCACTTCAGGCTCAACTCGACCAGCAACGATCCGAGCTGAAATCGTTTCTAACCGGCAAAGCCGCCATCCTCGGCTGGACCGCCGTCGCCGCCGTCGCCGATCAGAAGCCTACACCCCTGCACGCCGCCGCCCCAGGCGTTGTTGTTCACGGCGTGATTGTGAACGCCATCCTCGCCAACGACTTCTGGCAAACCGCCCGGCCGTGGGTGAACGGACTGCTGATTATCCTGTTCGGACTGATCACCTCCGTCGCGGTCGCCAGGCTTTCGCCGGTGGTGTCGCTGGTCACGGCAGTACTGCTTGCCGCGGGCTATGTCCTGTTCAACTGCGTCGTGCTGTTCGACTACGGCAACTGGCTGGTCGAACTCGCCGCCCCGCTGCTGGCGGTCGCCGGGCCGTGGGCCGGGGGCACCATCACCCGACTGGTGATCGAGACGCGTGAAAAGGCCCGCATCACCCGCCGACTGGGCTCCTACGTGGACCAGGACCTGGTGCAGTACTGTCTCGAATCGCGCGACGAAACGATCTTCACCGGCCAGGAACGCGAGACGACGGTTGTCTTCACCGACCTCGAAGGCTTCACCAAGCTCTCCGACAAACTGAAGAAGGCGGTCGTTCCGATTCTGAACGACTACATGGGCCGGGCGACGGTCGTCATCAAGAAGCACAAGGGCTTCGTCAACAAGTTCCTCGGCGACGGCATTCTGTTCTTCTTCAACGCCCCTCGGCCGAACGTCAACTTCGTTGAAAACGCGATGGACTGCCTGCTCGACCTGCAGGTCATGATGAAGGAGTTCAATGTCGAACTGGTCAGGGATGGCCATTCGCCGCTGAAAATGCGGGCCGGCATGACAACGGCGAAGGTCATCGCCGGCGACGCCGGCTCGAAGGACCACGCCGACTACACCGTGCTCGGCGATGACGTGAACCTGTCGGCCCGGCTGGAGTCGGCCAACAAGTTCTTCGGCACGCTCATGCTCGTGACCGACGTTTCGATGCAGCGCGCCGGAGACCGCTTCCTCTTCCGCCCGGTCGGCAATATCCAGGTCAGCGGCCGCAGCGAAGGCGTAATGACGTACGAGCCGTTGGCATGGATCAAAGACGCGACCGACGAGGAGAAGGAACTCGCCCGCCGAACCGATGCCGTCTACACCGCATTCGCCGCCGACAAGGCCGCCGACTGCTTGGCGGCGGTCGAAGCGATGGAGAAAGCGTTCGGAGAATCCAAGCTGACCAAGACCTACCGCAAGATGTGCGAGGCAGTCCTCAGCGGCGAAGAGCCGGCGTTGCCGAAGCAGATCGTGCTGTCAGAGAAGTAA
- a CDS encoding PSD1 and planctomycete cytochrome C domain-containing protein, which produces MKARFLTLTTILGAAAGLAAAAAVPTPVAAPAPTPAAAPGQTAAPAAVANQKPTKEQLDFFENKIRPVLVGSCYKCHSAEEKKAKGGLVLDTREGWMHGGENGTAIIPGNPEKSLLIKAVQYHDEDLQMPPDGNKLEAKQIADLVTWVKMGAPDPRTNGGVKLTGLNDTARHHWSFQPIQNSPVPAVKNAGWVKNPVDNFVLSKLEQSGMVPNHPAARETLLRRATYDLIGLPPTPEEITAFQKDTSPNAFEKVIDRLLASPQYGERWGRYWLDSARYSDTSGIENNNRGQDYRYAYAWTYRDYVINSFNADKPYDQFLKEQIAADLLPTAKTNPETLAALGFLTVGKRFQNPNDQIDERIDALTKATMALTVSCARCHDHKFDPVPTADYYSLHGVFVSTEEPVQKPLIGTTPTGPEYQDFIKRLTELEAKNRDQYYSTIESKHKEFYRKSGVYLQVGMMYRSNDAEQINARNKLIAEHKLDRDLYQTLRIDPRRDSAVMGPFYKFSQLKAEDYAAKVPEILKQIQGSTDAAVAATDKGADKAAEKNKADRKADRKAFVSSNPPINPLVKAAFKDVKPEQIKSFADVSAIYGKMFAALEPRHAEYLKASRSTMKGEVTGFSEEELEILNFPIKMHPASSLSDEGFKVAIADLRLQNGGFQRFSGLASVNELQLTHPGSPARAMVVEDSERPRNSYVFIRGEAQNRGPIVPRQFLEIIAGKDRKPFSVGSGRRELADSIATPANPLTARVAVNRMWARHFGDGFVRTLDDMGVMCDPPSHPELLDYLASRFIAEGWSFKKMHKLIMTSATYQLSSDANPAYVNKDPDNRLMWRANLRRLDFEAIRDTMLMFTGKLDLTLGGKPVNLTDEPYSNRRSVYGYIDRGLVPELMQQFDFADPDMANSKRTSTIVPQQALFFMNSPMSVDVARKAVSREEFVNAKDDVAKVKALYEVIFQRAPKAQEVQIAREFVAAASAAAPDQVSKAAVKSGKTRTVDNTGKYGNLRAAIKNSGELVERRPLTVWEQYAQALLMSNEIAYVN; this is translated from the coding sequence ATGAAGGCACGCTTCCTCACCCTGACAACCATTCTCGGCGCCGCGGCGGGTCTTGCCGCTGCCGCCGCTGTGCCGACCCCGGTGGCCGCGCCGGCTCCCACGCCCGCCGCCGCTCCCGGGCAGACCGCCGCCCCCGCGGCCGTCGCCAACCAGAAGCCCACCAAGGAACAACTCGACTTCTTCGAAAACAAGATCCGTCCGGTGCTCGTCGGCAGCTGCTACAAGTGCCACTCCGCCGAAGAAAAGAAAGCCAAGGGCGGCCTGGTTCTGGATACCCGCGAAGGCTGGATGCACGGCGGCGAAAACGGCACGGCGATCATCCCCGGCAATCCGGAGAAGAGCCTGCTCATCAAGGCCGTCCAGTACCACGACGAAGACCTCCAGATGCCGCCCGACGGCAACAAGCTCGAGGCCAAGCAGATTGCCGACCTGGTCACCTGGGTGAAAATGGGCGCGCCCGACCCACGGACCAACGGCGGCGTGAAGCTCACCGGCCTGAACGACACCGCCCGTCATCACTGGTCGTTCCAGCCGATTCAGAACTCCCCGGTCCCGGCGGTGAAGAACGCCGGCTGGGTGAAGAACCCCGTCGACAACTTCGTGCTGTCGAAGCTCGAGCAATCGGGCATGGTTCCCAATCACCCCGCCGCCCGCGAGACGCTTCTGCGTCGCGCGACCTACGACCTGATCGGCCTGCCGCCGACCCCGGAAGAGATCACCGCCTTCCAGAAGGACACCTCGCCCAACGCGTTCGAAAAGGTGATCGACCGCCTGCTGGCCAGCCCGCAGTACGGCGAGCGCTGGGGCCGGTACTGGCTCGATTCTGCCCGCTACAGCGACACCAGCGGCATCGAAAACAACAACCGCGGCCAGGACTACCGCTATGCCTATGCCTGGACCTACCGCGATTACGTGATCAACTCGTTTAACGCCGACAAGCCGTACGATCAGTTCCTCAAGGAACAGATCGCGGCCGACCTGCTGCCGACCGCCAAGACCAACCCCGAAACGCTCGCCGCCCTGGGCTTCCTGACGGTGGGCAAGCGGTTCCAGAACCCCAACGACCAGATCGACGAGCGCATCGACGCGCTCACCAAGGCGACCATGGCCCTGACGGTGTCGTGTGCCCGCTGCCACGACCACAAGTTCGACCCGGTCCCGACCGCCGACTACTACTCGCTGCACGGCGTATTCGTCTCGACCGAAGAGCCGGTGCAAAAGCCGCTGATCGGCACAACCCCGACCGGCCCGGAGTACCAGGACTTCATCAAGCGGTTGACCGAGCTGGAAGCGAAGAATCGCGACCAGTACTACAGCACGATTGAATCCAAGCACAAGGAGTTCTATCGCAAGTCCGGCGTGTATCTGCAGGTCGGCATGATGTACCGCAGCAACGACGCCGAACAGATCAACGCCCGTAACAAGCTCATCGCCGAGCACAAGCTCGACCGCGACCTGTACCAGACACTGCGGATCGATCCGCGTCGGGACAGTGCCGTGATGGGCCCGTTCTACAAGTTCTCGCAACTCAAGGCCGAAGATTACGCGGCGAAGGTTCCCGAGATCCTCAAGCAGATCCAGGGATCGACCGACGCCGCCGTCGCTGCGACGGACAAGGGCGCGGACAAAGCTGCTGAAAAGAACAAGGCCGATCGCAAAGCCGACCGCAAGGCCTTCGTCAGCAGCAATCCCCCGATCAACCCGCTGGTCAAGGCCGCTTTCAAGGACGTCAAGCCGGAACAGATCAAGAGCTTTGCCGACGTGTCGGCGATCTACGGCAAGATGTTCGCCGCCCTCGAACCCCGCCACGCCGAGTACCTCAAGGCAAGCCGCTCCACGATGAAGGGCGAAGTGACGGGCTTCAGCGAAGAAGAGCTGGAGATCCTGAACTTCCCGATCAAGATGCACCCGGCGTCGTCGCTGAGCGACGAAGGCTTCAAGGTGGCGATCGCCGACCTGCGGCTGCAGAACGGCGGGTTCCAGCGGTTCAGCGGGCTGGCCTCGGTGAACGAGCTTCAGCTCACGCACCCCGGTTCGCCGGCCCGTGCGATGGTCGTTGAAGATTCCGAGCGGCCCCGCAACAGCTATGTGTTCATCCGCGGCGAAGCCCAGAACCGCGGCCCGATCGTTCCCCGCCAGTTCCTGGAGATCATCGCCGGCAAGGACCGCAAACCCTTCTCGGTCGGCTCCGGCCGTCGTGAATTGGCCGATTCGATCGCGACGCCGGCCAACCCGCTGACGGCCCGCGTCGCCGTCAACCGCATGTGGGCCCGCCACTTCGGCGACGGCTTCGTCCGCACGCTGGACGACATGGGCGTCATGTGCGACCCGCCGAGCCACCCGGAACTGCTCGACTACCTCGCCAGCCGCTTCATCGCCGAGGGGTGGTCGTTCAAAAAGATGCACAAGCTGATCATGACGTCGGCGACCTACCAGTTGAGCAGCGACGCCAACCCGGCTTACGTCAACAAGGATCCGGACAACCGGCTCATGTGGCGTGCCAACCTCCGCCGGCTCGACTTCGAAGCCATCCGCGACACCATGCTGATGTTCACGGGCAAGCTCGACCTGACGCTCGGCGGCAAGCCGGTCAACCTGACCGACGAGCCCTACAGCAACCGTCGCAGCGTGTACGGCTACATCGACCGGGGCCTGGTCCCGGAACTGATGCAGCAGTTCGACTTCGCCGACCCCGACATGGCCAACAGCAAGCGGACGAGTACGATCGTTCCGCAGCAGGCCTTGTTCTTCATGAACAGCCCGATGTCGGTCGACGTGGCCCGCAAGGCCGTCAGCCGCGAAGAGTTCGTCAACGCCAAGGACGATGTCGCCAAGGTCAAAGCGTTGTACGAAGTGATCTTCCAGCGGGCCCCCAAGGCCCAGGAAGTGCAGATCGCCCGCGAGTTCGTCGCGGCTGCCTCGGCCGCCGCCCCGGACCAGGTGTCCAAAGCGGCCGTCAAGTCGGGTAAGACGCGCACGGTGGATAACACCGGCAAGTACGGCAACCTTCGGGCCGCGATCAAGAACAGCGGCGAACTCGTCGAACGCCGTCCCCTGACCGTCTGGGAGCAGTATGCCCAGGCCCTGCTGATGTCGAACGAGATTGCCTACGTCAACTGA
- a CDS encoding FtsW/RodA/SpoVE family cell cycle protein: protein MAFLQIRNLPPSVTTDARRRESRRAPTPLSVWLGRVWKQLAIYTNWPALAAIGVLTAIGLISIWADARADVSKQLTFLGVAVVGMALFQAINYQMLGRLAWGFYIFSLLLILYTVAGGVMTLPGVRRTNGATAWIYFGSTSFQPAELMKLAFIMVMARYLRFRSNYRTVRGLLAPFALAGVPLLLILKQPDLGTALVFIPVLFAMLFVAGAKLKHLLPIVGTAIVLAPLVWMSGTDVPFFRHFPAIIKGYQRERVLAMFSHDPRTLRGTGFQQEHAMTALGSGGVAGKGFGVIPVGQIVPEAHNDMIFSIIGEQFGFFGTTAVLVAYIVLFASGIEIAANNRDPFGRLVAIGIIVMFAGQAFINIMVTLRLMPVTGITLPFVSYGGTSLLASYMAAGLLLNIGQHRPLVMARDSFDFDE, encoded by the coding sequence GTGGCGTTCCTGCAGATTCGCAATCTTCCGCCTTCCGTAACGACCGACGCCCGTCGGCGCGAGTCGCGCCGCGCCCCCACGCCCTTGTCCGTCTGGCTCGGACGCGTGTGGAAACAGCTCGCGATCTACACCAACTGGCCGGCGCTGGCGGCGATCGGTGTGTTGACCGCGATCGGCCTGATCAGCATCTGGGCCGACGCCCGGGCCGATGTCTCCAAGCAGCTCACATTCCTGGGGGTGGCCGTTGTGGGCATGGCACTCTTCCAGGCGATCAACTACCAGATGCTCGGCCGGCTTGCCTGGGGGTTCTACATCTTCAGCCTGTTGCTGATCCTCTACACCGTTGCCGGCGGCGTGATGACGCTGCCGGGCGTGCGGCGGACCAACGGCGCGACGGCGTGGATCTATTTCGGCAGCACCAGCTTCCAGCCCGCCGAACTGATGAAGCTCGCGTTCATCATGGTGATGGCCCGCTACCTGCGGTTCCGCTCGAACTACCGCACGGTGCGTGGCCTGCTCGCCCCGTTCGCGCTGGCGGGTGTGCCCCTGCTTCTGATCCTCAAACAGCCGGACCTGGGCACGGCACTTGTGTTCATCCCCGTCCTGTTCGCGATGTTGTTCGTCGCCGGCGCAAAGCTCAAGCACCTGCTTCCGATCGTCGGCACGGCGATCGTGCTCGCGCCGCTGGTCTGGATGAGCGGAACCGATGTGCCGTTCTTCCGTCACTTCCCGGCGATCATCAAGGGGTATCAGCGAGAGCGCGTGCTGGCGATGTTCAGCCACGACCCCCGAACCCTCCGCGGCACCGGGTTTCAGCAGGAACACGCGATGACGGCGCTGGGCTCGGGCGGCGTCGCGGGCAAGGGGTTCGGTGTCATTCCCGTCGGGCAGATCGTGCCCGAGGCCCACAATGACATGATCTTCTCGATCATCGGCGAGCAGTTCGGCTTCTTCGGGACGACGGCGGTCCTGGTGGCGTATATCGTCCTGTTCGCCAGCGGTATCGAGATCGCCGCCAACAACCGCGATCCTTTCGGACGCCTGGTTGCGATCGGCATCATCGTCATGTTCGCGGGGCAGGCGTTCATCAACATCATGGTCACGCTGCGCCTGATGCCCGTGACCGGCATCACGCTGCCGTTCGTGAGCTACGGCGGCACCAGCCTGCTCGCAAGCTACATGGCGGCCGGCCTGCTGCTGAACATCGGCCAGCACCGCCCGCTGGTCATGGCGCGGGACTCGTTCGACTTCGACGAGTGA
- a CDS encoding class I SAM-dependent methyltransferase has protein sequence MSRLADNPPAIAPHPTLGRFFSKADQKREFVRRVFDGGAASYDRIERLMALGSGSWYRREALQVAGLVKGMRVIDVATGTGLVAREAATLAGDPGLVIGVDPSAGMISQAGKQLPIRLIRARAEHLPFSAGVFDFLSMGYALRHVGDLTATFREYRRVLKPGGIACVLELTRPENAIRRVLLRAYMKGLIPCLSRIATPEHENRAGTTLLWRYYWETIESCVEPATVLAAMQAAGFVNVTRRVRLGIFSDYVGHVPT, from the coding sequence ATGTCCCGTCTTGCCGACAACCCGCCCGCGATCGCCCCCCATCCAACTCTCGGGCGGTTTTTCTCGAAAGCCGACCAGAAACGCGAGTTCGTCCGTCGTGTATTTGATGGCGGGGCAGCGAGTTACGATCGAATTGAACGGCTGATGGCGTTGGGGTCGGGGTCCTGGTATCGGCGGGAAGCGCTGCAGGTCGCCGGGCTGGTCAAAGGCATGCGGGTGATCGATGTCGCCACCGGCACCGGCCTGGTCGCCCGTGAGGCGGCGACGCTTGCCGGCGATCCGGGGCTGGTCATCGGCGTAGACCCCAGCGCCGGCATGATCAGCCAGGCCGGCAAGCAACTGCCCATCCGCCTGATCCGCGCCCGTGCCGAGCACCTGCCATTTTCCGCCGGGGTGTTCGATTTTCTGAGCATGGGATACGCCCTGCGTCACGTCGGCGACCTGACCGCCACCTTCCGGGAGTATCGGCGAGTGCTCAAGCCCGGCGGCATCGCGTGCGTGCTGGAACTGACCCGGCCGGAGAATGCGATCCGCCGGGTACTGCTGCGGGCCTACATGAAGGGCCTGATCCCCTGCCTGAGCCGGATCGCCACACCCGAACATGAGAACCGCGCCGGCACGACGCTGCTCTGGCGGTACTACTGGGAGACAATCGAGTCGTGCGTGGAGCCGGCGACGGTCCTCGCGGCGATGCAGGCGGCGGGGTTTGTCAACGTCACCCGGCGGGTTCGCCTGGGCATCTTCTCCGATTACGTCGGTCACGTCCCGACGTAA